TTAAATTCTAAATTaattctaaaaacattttgggggcAGTAATTCCTACCAGTAAAGAGTTTAGGATAGGCAGGACATTCTTTCCAGTAATAATAGCTTTTGTTATTTAGGGCAGGACAACCGTTTATGTCTtccatgtgttgctgcacaaagcaacaacaaagctGATGTGGTATCATGCACGGACTGCTAggtcatgcacacacagactgCTAGGTCATGCACATGGCGCATGCTATCCCCAGCTTTAATGCGGATAGGCTAAAACATGtagaaaaacacaagtcatGGTTTGGTGGCAGTTTCCCACAGACGCGAGTTGTGTTGTCATGTGACGACCAGTGAGGTGACGATTCTGGGGTGTTCAGAGGGAAATAacccctttttttgttgttaacaaaacaaactaatcCACTTCCACTGGGGTTTTATTGTGAAGAAATGTACAGGTTCTCAATCACAcatgttgtcatggtgaccaTTACAGCAATTCAATTCAACACTTTATTCATCCCCAAGGGGCAATTTAAAGGTGCGTAAAAGTAGCTCAAAATGCAGCACAAGCAAGTGAATTAAACATATGCTTGTTGTCTTCACCATCAGCCAAGAAATTTCCGTGGCATTCCAGAACTGTTTTTCCATTCACACgagcacaaacacgcacaaatGCACACGTGTACAaacgcgcgcacgcgcacacaccaaGTCTTTCATATGAGCGGTGTTTAAATAAAGGTAGAAAAATATCTGTAAGGTATTTACATTGTACCAGCTCACCGGACAGCAAGCCACGAATCGCACTTTCCGCACGCAACTGGGCGGGAAGACGACAGGCGACCGGCCCCCTCGGGCCGAACTTCCGAAAGGCGAGCCGAGTCACAGCAGAGGTCTTTACCTCTTTTCCCGACTCGTCCCCGGCGGCAGCATTAAAACTTGTGTTTGAGATAGTCCTTCATGACCTTGGCGATGGGAAGCTCCTCCAGGAGACACAGCCTCTGCAGGCCGACACACTGGCGGATCTTGATGCGACACACGTCCTGAAGGCTCCGAGGACGTTCTGAGCACAAACAACGCGAGCAGTTTGGCACGGCCCCGCCTGTTCGCCGACAGCAACCGAgcgcagcgccagcgagcgacTTTCGCCCCAAGGTAAATAGCGTCTGGCAAGCAGAACAAGGAAGAGCTGACCCCTCGGCATCGAGGGACGACGACGCGCTTGTCTGCAAAACGGTCCGCTGGCCGGGAACTCTAATGAATCTCACCTTTTGAAAGCATGTCTGAGAATGGAATCTTTTCCAGCCGATAGCAATGGGAGGAAAATGGCGCAACATCCTCCGGTTTCCAATTTACTTTGGCTTTGTTTGAATTGAATGCATGGACAAGTTGTATAACCCATACTTTTTGTGTATCACGCGCTCTCCCCCATAAATAAAGACTAGAAAAATCCCCCTCGGCGAGTGTTTCGAAAGACGAGCGACGACGTCACAAAAAAACTCGCTTTGGAACatacttgggggggggggagcacacGAGGTAAGACGTGTCGTTTGATCTATGCTCGTTTCCTCGCCACGGCCCGAAGGAAAGGGAGATTGGGGAGATGCCGCTTTGTACTCACTTGTGACGTCCTGCAGGAAGTCCAGACACGGCCTGTTGTGTCTGGACATGCTGACGGAGACGGCGGCGGGCGTCTGGCCCTCGTAGTTCCTGGCGTTGGTGTCGGCGCCGTAAGCGTAGAGCATGCGCGCGCACAGCACGTCGTCGCGCAGCGCCGATAGATGCAGCGGCGTCTGGCCGTCCTCCAGCCGGCCCAGGTTGGTGTCGGCGCCACGCTGGAGGAACATGCGGCAGTACGAGTGGTTGCCCTTACTCACGGCGTAGCGCAACAGGAAGCCGTTCTGAATGTCAATGTTGGCGCCGTGGTCCAGCAGGATGCGCACGCAGCTGGAGCGCTCGCGGATGATGGCCAGCTGCAGCGGCGTGGTGCCCTTGTCGCTCAGCGGGTCCACTCGGGCACAGAACTCCAGCAGGAGGCGCACAAAGGAGTCGCGGCCGTAGTGGGCCGCCACATGCAGCGGCGTCCAGCCGTCGTAGCTCTTGGCGTCGATGATGTCGCCGCAAAAGTCCGACTCCAGCATGAGGCGGGCGATGCGAGCGCGCCCGTGCATGGCGGCGTAGTGCAGCGCCGTGAAGCCCCCGATTAAGTCCTTCACCGTCGGGTCCGCTGAGGGCCGAGAGGCAGACGACTatcaaaccaaaacaaaactctcGGCGGCAAAATCGCTCGCAACCCATGGATGCTCAGCTTGCCGCAAAGCTCTCCGTGGATATTacaacggatggatggatggatggatggatggatggatggatggatggatggatggatggatggatggatggatggatggatggatggatggatggatggatggatggatggatggatgagaacAGAATGATGATGGCCCCACCCACCGGTATTTTACATAGCGACTTTGCTCCTTGCGGGTGATCTCTTTGGAGCCGTCAGTTCCCGTGAAGGCCAGAGCGAGGTAAAGACGAGCAAGGTAAAGACGACGCAAAATAGAAAAGCGCTCGAAAAGGAAATCAACAGACGTGACGAAAATCAGCCGCAGAGATCCTAATCCTTTTCACACGTCGTAAGTTGCCGTGTCAATTTTGGTGCCAATTGATAGCTGTTTTTGAAGCCATAGTCTCAACAATGATTTCCAACGGGATGGCTTCCTTCCGTGACATTACCGAGCAAGACACGGAAGGGAGGGCTGCGTGCCTCTATTCCTCATTCAAAGTGGGCATCCGTTGCtctccaaaatgaatggataaagcaaaaaatgctaactttttttcattttcctgctaaaacaaacaaaaaaaaagataatttgGGCTGGCTCGTGAAAAATGAACCATCTAGGCATTACCGTCCCTTTGATATGAAGAGTAATTCATCATTGAGCAGAGCGGAACGTCGCTTAGGACGGTGCTACGTGGCCGCCGCCGACGTCGGGGCTGAGAGCGTGTTCATTCGCAAGTATTTCATCCGCATCGTCTCACGGCCTGGTCGTGATTTGACGAAGGCACTCGGAATCGGCGCCAGCGCCCCGGTAAACTCGCACACGAACGGACGGAGGTTTGGCTGACCTCCGTGCTCCAGGAAGACGCGCACGCATCGCTCCTTGCTCTTGGCGGCCGAGAAGTGCAGCAGCGTCCATCCGTTGGCGTCGCGGATCTTGGGTGAGTATCCGCGCTCCAGCATGCGGCGCACTGTGTATACGTCacccgccgccaccgccgcctgGATCTGCAGCTCCTCGTGGAGCTCGGGGTTCCTACAGTTCAGCATCCTGTCGTCACATTTGGGAATGGGAATGTTCATCTTTGACCTAAGCTTTAGCGGGGAAAGATAAGGTGAAATATTCTGTGCGTCTGGGGACCGCCGCTGCAAATGTCAACACTTTGTTTGGGGATTGGACACAAGAAATGGCAGCCAGATTAAGTCAATTTCCTGATCTGGTTTTCTTCTACCTTTTCACCAGCTGAAGAGACAAACTTCTCTTCTTCATAGCGGACGCTTGCCAGCTTTGACTTGAATTTCCTGCAACACAACAAGTTctcgagtgagtgagtgagtgagtgagtacAGAAATCCTTCTCTTGAGATTTTGATGCAGCGATTATTTGCTCAAAGTGACCGGAATAGTTCGTCCACCTGAAAATCTCGTTCCGGTCCCCCGGAATGCGAAACTAAGTCGTTCCTCCCCAATCACTCGATAAAAAGA
The window above is part of the Syngnathus acus chromosome 3, fSynAcu1.2, whole genome shotgun sequence genome. Proteins encoded here:
- the LOC119120928 gene encoding ankyrin repeat and SOCS box protein 7 isoform X5; its protein translation is MKKRSLSLQLVKRNPELHEELQIQAAVAAGDVYTVRRMLERGYSPKIRDANGWTLLHFSAAKSKERCVRVFLEHGADPTVKDLIGGFTALHYAAMHGRARIARLMLESDFCGDIIDAKSYDGWTPLHVAAHYGRDSFVRLLLEFCARVDPLSDKGTTPLQLAIIRERSSCVRILLDHGANIDIQNGFLLRYAVSKGNHSYCRMFLQRGADTNLGRLEDGQTPLHLSALRDDVLCARMLYAYGADTNARNYEGQTPAAVSVSMSRHNRPCLDFLQDVTKRPRSLQDVCRIKIRQCVGLQRLCLLEELPIAKVMKDYLKHKF
- the LOC119120928 gene encoding ankyrin repeat and SOCS box protein 7 isoform X2, producing the protein MRLLLKSFYRVIGEERLSFAFRGTGTRFSGNSSQSWQASAMKKRSLSLQLVKRNPELHEELQIQAAVAAGDVYTVRRMLERGYSPKIRDANGWTLLHFSAAKSKERCVRVFLEHGADPTVKDLIGGFTALHYAAMHGRARIARLMLESDFCGDIIDAKSYDGWTPLHVAAHYGRDSFVRLLLEFCARVDPLSDKGTTPLQLAIIRERSSCVRILLDHGANIDIQNGFLLRYAVSKGNHSYCRMFLQRGADTNLGRLEDGQTPLHLSALRDDVLCARMLYAYGADTNARNYEGQTPAAVSVSMSRHNRPCLDFLQDVTKRPRSLQDVCRIKIRQCVGLQRLCLLEELPIAKVMKDYLKHKF
- the LOC119120928 gene encoding ankyrin repeat and SOCS box protein 7 isoform X3 — protein: MKKRSLSLQLVKRMLNCRNPELHEELQIQAAVAAGDVYTVRRMLERGYSPKIRDANGWTLLHFSAAKSKERCVRVFLEHGADPTVKDLIGGFTALHYAAMHGRARIARLMLESDFCGDIIDAKSYDGWTPLHVAAHYGRDSFVRLLLEFCARVDPLSDKGTTPLQLAIIRERSSCVRILLDHGANIDIQNGFLLRYAVSKGNHSYCRMFLQRGADTNLGRLEDGQTPLHLSALRDDVLCARMLYAYGADTNARNYEGQTPAAVSVSMSRHNRPCLDFLQDVTKRPRSLQDVCRIKIRQCVGLQRLCLLEELPIAKVMKDYLKHKF
- the LOC119120928 gene encoding ankyrin repeat and SOCS box protein 7 isoform X1, translated to MRLLLKSFYRVIGEERLSFAFRGTGTRFSGNSSQSWQASAMKKRSLSLQLVKRMLNCRNPELHEELQIQAAVAAGDVYTVRRMLERGYSPKIRDANGWTLLHFSAAKSKERCVRVFLEHGADPTVKDLIGGFTALHYAAMHGRARIARLMLESDFCGDIIDAKSYDGWTPLHVAAHYGRDSFVRLLLEFCARVDPLSDKGTTPLQLAIIRERSSCVRILLDHGANIDIQNGFLLRYAVSKGNHSYCRMFLQRGADTNLGRLEDGQTPLHLSALRDDVLCARMLYAYGADTNARNYEGQTPAAVSVSMSRHNRPCLDFLQDVTKRPRSLQDVCRIKIRQCVGLQRLCLLEELPIAKVMKDYLKHKF
- the LOC119120928 gene encoding ankyrin repeat and SOCS box protein 7 isoform X4; amino-acid sequence: MNIPIPKCDDRMLNCRNPELHEELQIQAAVAAGDVYTVRRMLERGYSPKIRDANGWTLLHFSAAKSKERCVRVFLEHGADPTVKDLIGGFTALHYAAMHGRARIARLMLESDFCGDIIDAKSYDGWTPLHVAAHYGRDSFVRLLLEFCARVDPLSDKGTTPLQLAIIRERSSCVRILLDHGANIDIQNGFLLRYAVSKGNHSYCRMFLQRGADTNLGRLEDGQTPLHLSALRDDVLCARMLYAYGADTNARNYEGQTPAAVSVSMSRHNRPCLDFLQDVTKRPRSLQDVCRIKIRQCVGLQRLCLLEELPIAKVMKDYLKHKF